One genomic region from Patescibacteria group bacterium encodes:
- a CDS encoding phosphoglycerate mutase family protein, which yields MIRYKRFKRSLKSQERRQAMKWPEYLLLIRHDVSKFNILKEEKNADPEYKEFCREYKNNPESANTVAWAKIIAERYALGMSDSQTSLVDIESSRAKIVGKKLKQEFGKPDVIFYSPYLRARQTLDGIISGWPELARVKTYEEERIREQERGLALFYSDWRVFHVLHPEQRQLYDLLGPYWYQYPQGENIPMVRDRNRSWVSALIRDFHDRKVLAITHHLNILALRANLERLSEKKFIRLDEKGKPINCGVTCYEGVPKEGENGRLKLKFYNRQYY from the coding sequence AAATCACAAGAAAGGAGGCAGGCGATGAAATGGCCGGAATATCTACTGTTGATCAGACACGATGTTTCCAAATTCAATATCCTTAAAGAAGAGAAAAACGCTGACCCGGAATACAAAGAGTTTTGCCGGGAGTATAAAAATAATCCCGAAAGCGCAAATACCGTGGCTTGGGCAAAAATTATTGCGGAGCGCTATGCTTTGGGAATGAGCGATTCGCAAACCTCTTTGGTGGATATCGAGAGTTCCCGGGCGAAAATTGTCGGGAAAAAACTCAAACAAGAATTTGGAAAGCCAGATGTTATTTTTTACTCCCCGTATCTTCGAGCGCGGCAGACACTAGACGGTATTATAAGCGGTTGGCCAGAGTTGGCACGAGTTAAAACTTATGAAGAAGAAAGAATCAGGGAACAGGAGCGTGGGTTGGCCTTGTTTTACAGCGATTGGCGGGTTTTTCATGTTTTACATCCAGAACAGCGCCAACTGTATGATTTACTCGGCCCTTATTGGTATCAGTATCCCCAAGGAGAGAACATTCCTATGGTGCGCGACCGCAATCGTTCCTGGGTTAGCGCTCTGATTCGCGATTTTCACGACAGAAAAGTTTTGGCAATCACTCATCATTTGAATATTCTTGCCCTTCGCGCCAATCTAGAGCGACTTTCTGAAAAAAAGTTTATCCGTTTGGATGAAAAGGGAAAACCGATTAATTGCGGAGTCACTTGCTATGAGGGAGTACCCAAAGAAGGTGAGAATGGACGGCTAAAGCTCAAATTTTACAATCGCCAGTATTATTAA
- a CDS encoding NYN domain-containing protein, whose translation MIKHKAQRVGVFVDVGNMYHSAKNLHQANVNFKEVLKDAVAGRQLVRAIAYVVSSKSGEEEDFFEALSNQGFEVQIKDLQIFFGGAKKGDWDVGMSMDAIKLADKLDSVILVTGDGDFIPLVKYLQENKGCLVEIMGFRETTSSNLIEIADDFIDLSQSKYLIRKARFSRK comes from the coding sequence ATGATAAAACACAAAGCGCAAAGGGTGGGAGTGTTCGTGGATGTGGGCAATATGTACCACTCGGCGAAAAATTTACACCAAGCCAATGTCAATTTTAAAGAAGTGCTGAAAGACGCGGTAGCCGGGCGCCAGTTAGTGCGCGCCATTGCCTACGTGGTGAGTTCCAAATCCGGCGAAGAGGAAGATTTTTTTGAAGCCCTGTCCAATCAAGGGTTTGAAGTCCAGATTAAGGATTTACAGATTTTTTTCGGCGGCGCCAAAAAAGGCGACTGGGACGTGGGTATGAGCATGGACGCGATTAAGCTCGCTGACAAGCTGGACAGCGTGATTTTGGTCACTGGTGACGGCGACTTTATTCCGCTCGTGAAATATCTGCAGGAAAATAAAGGATGTTTGGTGGAAATTATGGGATTCCGCGAAACCACTTCTTCCAATCTGATTGAAATCGCCGATGATTTTATTGATTTAAGCCAAAGCAAGTATTTAATCAGAAAAGCGAGATTTAGCAGAAAATAA
- the rpsO gene encoding 30S ribosomal protein S15, with translation MLDKKKKDAIIKKFRTHENDTGSPQVQIAILTEEIKELTEHLKGHKKDFSSRRGLLKKVGERRRLVKYLAKENRKAYEELADKLKLKTLT, from the coding sequence ATGTTAGACAAAAAGAAAAAGGATGCGATTATCAAAAAATTTCGCACCCACGAGAACGATACCGGTTCGCCGCAGGTGCAAATTGCCATCCTGACGGAAGAAATCAAGGAACTTACTGAGCACCTCAAGGGTCACAAAAAAGATTTTTCCTCCCGCCGGGGTTTATTAAAAAAAGTCGGAGAGAGACGAAGATTGGTAAAATATTTAGCGAAGGAGAACAGGAAAGCTTACGAAGAATTGGCTGACAAGCTTAAACTTAAAACTTTAACCTAA